The Streptomyces sp. NBC_00775 genome includes the window GCGGGCACCCGCCTCTTCTTCGCCACCCCGCAACTGCGGGCCCTGCTCGCGCTCAACCTCGCGGTGGCCGCCGCGAGCGCGATGGTCACGGTCAACAGCGTGGTGTACGTCCGCGACCAGCTCGGCCGCAGCGCGGCTGATGTGCCACTCGCGCTCGGCGCGTACGGCGCCGGCTCGATGATCGTCGCACTGCTCCTGCCGCGCGTCCTCGACCGCGCCTCGGACCGCTCGGTGATGCTGCGCGGCGCCCTGCTGCTCACCGTGATCTTCGCCGGGCTCGGCGTCATCACGGCGGCCGGGAGCGGAAGTTGGCGCTGGCCCGCGCTGCTCGCGGTGTGGGCCGCCTTCGGTGCCGCGTGCTCGATGGTGCTCACGCCGACCGGGCGGCTGATCCGCCGCTCGGCCCCGGCCGAGGGCCGGACGTCGGCGTTCGCCGCACAGTTCTCCCTCTCCCACAGCTGCTGGCTGCTGACGTATCCGCTGGCCGGGTGGCTCGGCGCGGCGGCGGGACTCCAGGCGGCCGTGCTCGCGCTCGGGGTGATTGCCCTCGCTGCGGGCCTGGCCGCGGTGCGTCTGTGGCCGTCTCGGGAACCGGCGGCCGTCGAGCACGACCACACCGGTCTCGAGGCGACACACCCCCACGTCATCGGGGCCACACGGGTCGCGAACGGCTGGCGGCACAGCCACGACCCGCTCCTCGACGGGTTGCACGCCCACCGCTGACAGGTCAGTGACGGGCAGCACGCCCACCGCTGACGGGTCAGTCCCCGATGCCCCGCTGCACCCGCCGGGACGGCCCGAACTCGTACAGGTCGAGGACCTCCGGCGGCTCGGCCAGCCCCGGCCCTCCGGCCCGCACCCAGGCGACGATGTCGCCGGTCGCGTCCGGGGTGTTGACCAGTCCGAGCCAGACCGGCCGCCCGCCCGCAGCCCGTCCGGCCGGGGAAGGCTGGACGACGATGACGTTGGCCTGCTCGCAGGCGTCGAGGCAGTTCACCCCTCGGATCTGGGCGACGGACCCCAGCTCGGCTTTCAGCGTGGCGAGTTGGGCGGCGTGGTCGACTCCGGGGACCTTGGCCGTGCCGCAGCAGCTGCCCCGGCATACGGTGACCGTGCACCGGGGCGCCGCCTGGGCGGCAGCCTGTGCCTTGCGCCGGCTCACTGGGCGCCACGCTTCCAGGCCGCTTCGCGCAGCAGCCGCAGTCCGTTGAGGCCGACGATGACGGTGGAGCCCTCGTGCCCGGCGACACCGAGCGGCAGTGGCAGGGTGCCGGCCAGGTCCCAGACGGCCAGGGCGGCGATGAACACGCCGGCGATGACGAGGTTCTGGGTGACGAGCTTGCGTGCCCGGCGAGAGAGGGCGATGACGGCGGGGACGGTGGCGAGTTCGTCGCGGACGATCACCGCGTCGGCGGTCTCCAGGGCGAGGTCTGACCCCGCACGGCCCATGGCGACGCCGGTGTGTGCGGCGGCCAGTGCCGGGGCGTCGTTGACGCCGTCCCCGACGACCATCACCTTGCGCCCCTCGCCCTCCAGCTCTCTGACGACACTCACCTTGTCCTGCGGCAGCAGCCCGGCCCGTACGTCCTCGATGCCGACCTCGGCGGCGAGGCGGGCGGCGGCGCGCGGGTTGTCGCCGGTCAGCAGAAGCGGCGCGGTCCCGGTGAGGGACGTCAGCGACGACACGGTCGCGTCGGCATCGGGGCGCAGCCGGTCGGCGATACCGAGCACGCCTACCGGCGTACCGTCCACGGTGACCAGCACCGCGGTCCGCCCGCCGTCCTCCAGCTCTCCCGCGAGAACCGCCGCGCGGGCGGAATCGGCGTCCGCCGCCCCGTCGAGCAGCCGGGCCGGGGCTCCGACCGCGACCACACGCCCGTCGACGGTGGCGGTGACCCCGACGCCGGGCGTGGAGTCGAAGTCCTCAGCCACCGGCAGGGCAAGCCCGCGCTCACGCGCCGCATCCACGACGGCCCGCGCCAGCGGATGCTCGCTCGGGTGCTCGGCGGCCGCAGCGAACGCCAGGACCTCCCTCTCGTCGGCTTCGGATCCGGCGAGCGACCGGACGTCGGCGACGCGCGGAGTGCCCTCGGTCAGCGTGCCGGTCTTGTCGAGCGCCACCGCGTCGACCTGCCCCAGCCGCTCCATGACCACCGCCGACTTGACCAGCACACCGTGTCGCCCGGCGTTGGCGATCGCCGACAGCAGCGGCGGCATCGTCGCCAGCACGACCGCGCACGGCGAGGCCACGATCATGAACGTCATGGCCCGCAGCAGCGCGTCGGTCAGGTTCGCCCCGAAGGCGATCGGGACGAGGAACACGGCCAGGGCCGCCGCCACCATGCCCAGCGAGTAACGCTGCTCGACCTTTTCAATGAACAGCTGGGTGGGCGCCTTGGTCTCGGACGCCTCCTCCACCATCCGTACGATCCGGGCGATTACCGAGTCGGAGGCGTCACGCTCGACCCGCACGCGCAGGGCGCCGGTGCCGTTGAGGGTGCCGGCGAAGACCTCGTCATCCTTCTCCTTGGCCACAGGCAGCGGCTCACCGGTGATGGTCGCCTGGTCGACGTCGCTCGCCCCGTCGAGCACCCGCCCGTCGGCGCCGATGCGCTCGCCGGGCCGTACGAGGATCGTGTCGCCAACGGCCAGTTCCTCGACGGAGACGGCTGCTTCACCGCCGTCGGTGCCGAGGCGGGTCGCCGTGGCCGGTGCCAGGTCGAGCAGGCCGCGCACCGAGTCGGCGGTCCGGGCCGTGGCCAGCGCCTCCAGCGCGCCCGAGGTGGCGAAGATGACGATCAGCAGCGCCCCGTCCATGACTTGCCCGATCGCCGCCGCCCCGAGCGCCGCGACGATCATCAGGAGATCGACGTCGAGGGTCTTCTCCTTCAGTGCCCGCAGGCCGGCCCAGCCCGGCTCCCAGCCTCCGGTCGCGTACGACAGCGCGTACAGCGGACCCCACGCCCACGCCGGGGCGCCGGTCAGCTGCAGCGGCAGCGCAACCAGGAACAGGACGGTGGCCGCTGCCGCCCAGCGCGCCTCGGGCAGTGCGAAGACGCGGGTACGGTGCCGGGGCGCACCGCCTTCGCGCGGGAGCGCGGCCGGGTCGGCCAAGGGCGGAGCAAGGGTGGAGGTCATCGGCACGGAAGTCCTTCACGGGGGTATGACGGGATGGCGGCAGCCGGGACTCCCGACGCCACGTCCTTCACCGTACAGGATCACATGAAGACCCCTTCATGCGTTCATGTGTGCATCTCCGTAGGATGAACGCCATGGGCCATGGAGCTGGAGCTGACACCGAGACCACCGCCACCGCGCGCGAACGCCTCGAAACCGTGGGCGCCGCCGATGTGGCCGCCACCCTCCAGGCCCTGGCCACTCCTTCCCGGCTGCGGATCCTCGCGCGGCTCCAGGAGGGGCCGTGCGCGGCGACCGAACTCGCCGACGCCGTCGGCATGGAACAGTCCGCCTGCTCCCACCAGTTGCGCCTACTGCGCAACCTCGGCCTGGTCACCGGCGAACGCCGGGGCCGCTCGGTCATCTACGCGCTCTACGACAACCACGTGGCCGAACTGCTGGAACAGGCCCTGTATCACGTGGAACACCTGCGCCTGGGACTGCGCGACGACGCCCCAGCCACTGCCGCCGTGGCCGGGGCGTGATGAACCGAGCGGTGCGTCACCTCACACCGGTACCGGCACCGGTCTCGGCGCCAGATACCCGGAGCGGTGCAGCCGACCCACCAGCCCCGCGCACAAGAACCCGGTAGCGGCCAGAGCCGCCCACGGCAGCCAGGGCACACCCGTGTCGAAGAGCGCCCCCACGGCGAGGTTCCCCAGCGAGATCGCGATGCCGGAGGCGGTGTTGTAGGCGCCGTAGTACGTCGCCACCAGCCGGTCGCCGGAGAGACGGACCACGGTGTCCATCTCGAACGGATAGAGCAGCGCGCCGCCCCAGGCCAGCAGCGCCGCGCACAGGGCAAGCGCGAGCACACCTTCCGCCACGCCTACGGCGCCCTCGTACGGTCCGGGCAGCAACGGGAGGAACGCCACCCCCATCACCGCCAAGCCGTAGGCAATGGCCCTCGGCCCGGACAGGTTCCGCTTCGCCCACACCGTCAGCTTCAGCTGCCCCGACAGCGCGGCCAGCGCCGAGATCGCGAAGATCGCGCCGGTCACCAGCCCGGTCCGGTCGCCGAAGAGTTCACGGGCCCGGAGCGGCAGCGCGAGATAGACCTGGAAGGCCAGGACATAGGAGCCGGTCATCGCGGCGGCGAAGAGGAGGAAGGGGCGGTTGGCCGCGATGGTGCGCCAGTCGGCGGCCACCGACCGCCAGGCGGGCTCGGCGCCCCGGCCGGCCGGCGGGCGCGCGGGCAGTGCGCGCGCCTGGAGCAGGGCCAGCGTTCCGAAGATGAGCGCCGAGACCGCGCACACCGCACCGAAGTCCCAGGCCAGCAGGGCGAGTCCGGCGAGCGGGCCGACGAGGATGCCCGCCTGGTAGAAGACGTTGAAGGCGGCGAACGCCTCGACGCGGCGCTCCTCACCCGCGTCAGCGGCCAGGTACGCGCGCACCGCCGGGTTGAACAGCGCCCCCGCCAGCCCCGTCAACGCCGAGGCGACGATCAGCACGGGCAGGCTGCTCGCCACCGCGAGCAGCGCGAAGGCGACCGTCCGCAGAGCGCAACCGGTGAGGATCATCGGCTTGCAGCCGTAGCGGTCGGCGAGGGTGCCGCCGATGAGGAACATGCCCTGCTGGGAGAGGTTGCGTACGCCGAGGACCAGCCCGACCGTCCAGGCCGCGAAGCCGAGGCCGTGGGCGAGGTGGTCGGCGAGGTAGGGCATGAGCATGTAGAAGCCGAGGTTGATGGCGAACTGGTTCACCATCAGCAGCCGCGCCGGGCGGTCGAAGGAGGCCAGCTGGGCCCGCAGGCCGCTCATCGCACGCCCGCCTCGGCGCGACCGGCAGCCGTCGTGCGTCCCAGCGGGTCGCGCACCCTGCTGCATCTCGTCCAGCCGGTGACGACGCACTCGTCGGGTTCCGCGATCTCGTCCGGTTCCGACGGCGGCTCCTGGCCGAGGAGTTGCTGTTCGGCGCACCAGGCGTCGTTGTAGACGGTCTCCAGGTAGCGGTGCGGCCCGTCGGGGAAGATCGCGGCGATCCGGGTTCCGGCGGGGAAGGTACGAGCGGCCCAGCCTGCGACGAGCGCGACCGCACCGACGCTCCAGCCCCCGGACGCGTAGTGACGGCGGGCCAGCCGGCGGCACGCCCACACCGCCTCGGCCGGAGCCACCCAATGGACCTCGGCGAAGGCCGCGTAGTCCACGTTCGCCGGATGGATGCTGGAGCCCAGGCCCCGCATCAGCCGTGGCCCGGCGGGCTGCCCGAAGATGGTCGAGCCGACCGCGTCCACACCGATCAGCGTCAGATCGGGGAAGGACTCGCGCAGGACGGAGGCGGTACCGGCCGAGTGACCTCCGGTGCCGACCGCGGCCACCAGGACGTCGACGCGGCCGAGTTGGGCAGCGAGCTCGGCGGCCAGGGACCGGTAGGCGGCGACGTTGTCGGGGTTGTGGTACTGGTCCGGGCAGTACGCGCCCGAAGTGCGGGTCAGCAGTTCGGCGACACGCTCTCGGCGGGCTTCCTGCCAGCCGCCCTCGGGATGCGGGGCGATCACCTGGTCCACCTGCGCGCCGAGGGCGGTGAGCAGCCGGACCATCGACGGCTCCATGCCCGGATCGGTGACAACGGTGACCGGGTGCCCGTAGGTCAGGCCGGCCAACGCGAGCCCGAGGCCGAGCGTGCCGCTGGACGACTCGATGACGGGCGCGCCCGGTGCCAGGTCCCCGCGGCGCCGGGCCTCGCGGACCATGTGCAGGCCCGGGCGGTCCTTGATACCGCCGGGGTTGGCCCCTTCCAGCTTGGCGTGGAAGCCGCGGCCGGCCGGGGCGAAGGGTTCGTCGATCCACAGGACCGGGGTGTTGCCCACGAGCTGAGCGGGGCGGCGGGCGATCACGGGGATTGGGGCGTGTGCCCCGAGCGGGTCCAACGATTCAAGCAGGGGGAGGTTCATGGGGGTACGGCTCCTTCGCGCCCCGCTCGTGTCGGCGAGGTGCGGTGCAGGTGGGGATGGGCGCGGGCACGCCCCCGGCCGTGGATCTGTGCCGGGGGTGCGCGGGCAGCGCCTACTGCCGCCAGACGCAGTGGAACGCGAGGGTGGAGGAGCCGTCCGGCGCGCGGGAAACACCGGGCGGGCGACGCCAGGCAACCTGTCCTGCTACGGAACCAGGAGTTTCGGAGGGGATCGGAGAGAGCGCGTCGCGGTCGGGGTCGGCAGCCGCGTCGTCGGCGGCGGCACGCGGCCGATCCGCCGCGTGGTCGATGTGACCGTCCGTCCTGTGCTCGTGCCCGGGGGACGGCGCCATCGTTCCGCCATGTGAATCGGCGTCCCGATGAGGGCAGGCGGTGGCCACGATGCTCATGTGCGGCCCGCCGAAGGAGGCACCGTGGACGGCCCCCGCGAGATGGGTGGCGATCAGCACGACGAGACCGAGCAACAGGCCGACCCGGCCCGACCGCCCGCCCTTCCTCGCCCCGCTCCGCAGCCCGATCACCTGCACACCGTATTCGATCAAACACGGTGCGTCACATCAGCGACTCGTCGGAGGATGCAGGGCGGCGCCCGGACGCAGCCCCGCCCCGTCCCCTCCCCTCAGCTACGCGCCGCCAGGGCGGTCGCCAGTCGCGGCGCCGCGAACTCCGTCCCGCAGGTGAAGCGCAGCAGCG containing:
- a CDS encoding MFS transporter; translated protein: MLSVLRNRTYRHLFTAQVIALVGTGLATVALGLLAYDIAGADAGSVLGTALAIKMVAYVAIAPAIGAIADRLPRRTLMVCADLTRAGVALMLPFVDQVWQVYVLIFLLQAASAAFTPTFQAVIPDVLPAERDYTQALSLSRLAYDLESLFSPALAAALLSLITYNWLFLGTVCGFFASATLVVSAVLPKPVASPAPRTGSAYAKATAGTRLFFATPQLRALLALNLAVAAASAMVTVNSVVYVRDQLGRSAADVPLALGAYGAGSMIVALLLPRVLDRASDRSVMLRGALLLTVIFAGLGVITAAGSGSWRWPALLAVWAAFGAACSMVLTPTGRLIRRSAPAEGRTSAFAAQFSLSHSCWLLTYPLAGWLGAAAGLQAAVLALGVIALAAGLAAVRLWPSREPAAVEHDHTGLEATHPHVIGATRVANGWRHSHDPLLDGLHAHR
- a CDS encoding (2Fe-2S) ferredoxin domain-containing protein, which gives rise to MSRRKAQAAAQAAPRCTVTVCRGSCCGTAKVPGVDHAAQLATLKAELGSVAQIRGVNCLDACEQANVIVVQPSPAGRAAGGRPVWLGLVNTPDATGDIVAWVRAGGPGLAEPPEVLDLYEFGPSRRVQRGIGD
- a CDS encoding heavy metal translocating P-type ATPase; its protein translation is MTSTLAPPLADPAALPREGGAPRHRTRVFALPEARWAAAATVLFLVALPLQLTGAPAWAWGPLYALSYATGGWEPGWAGLRALKEKTLDVDLLMIVAALGAAAIGQVMDGALLIVIFATSGALEALATARTADSVRGLLDLAPATATRLGTDGGEAAVSVEELAVGDTILVRPGERIGADGRVLDGASDVDQATITGEPLPVAKEKDDEVFAGTLNGTGALRVRVERDASDSVIARIVRMVEEASETKAPTQLFIEKVEQRYSLGMVAAALAVFLVPIAFGANLTDALLRAMTFMIVASPCAVVLATMPPLLSAIANAGRHGVLVKSAVVMERLGQVDAVALDKTGTLTEGTPRVADVRSLAGSEADEREVLAFAAAAEHPSEHPLARAVVDAARERGLALPVAEDFDSTPGVGVTATVDGRVVAVGAPARLLDGAADADSARAAVLAGELEDGGRTAVLVTVDGTPVGVLGIADRLRPDADATVSSLTSLTGTAPLLLTGDNPRAAARLAAEVGIEDVRAGLLPQDKVSVVRELEGEGRKVMVVGDGVNDAPALAAAHTGVAMGRAGSDLALETADAVIVRDELATVPAVIALSRRARKLVTQNLVIAGVFIAALAVWDLAGTLPLPLGVAGHEGSTVIVGLNGLRLLREAAWKRGAQ
- a CDS encoding ArsR/SmtB family transcription factor; protein product: MGHGAGADTETTATARERLETVGAADVAATLQALATPSRLRILARLQEGPCAATELADAVGMEQSACSHQLRLLRNLGLVTGERRGRSVIYALYDNHVAELLEQALYHVEHLRLGLRDDAPATAAVAGA
- a CDS encoding MDR family MFS transporter is translated as MSGLRAQLASFDRPARLLMVNQFAINLGFYMLMPYLADHLAHGLGFAAWTVGLVLGVRNLSQQGMFLIGGTLADRYGCKPMILTGCALRTVAFALLAVASSLPVLIVASALTGLAGALFNPAVRAYLAADAGEERRVEAFAAFNVFYQAGILVGPLAGLALLAWDFGAVCAVSALIFGTLALLQARALPARPPAGRGAEPAWRSVAADWRTIAANRPFLLFAAAMTGSYVLAFQVYLALPLRARELFGDRTGLVTGAIFAISALAALSGQLKLTVWAKRNLSGPRAIAYGLAVMGVAFLPLLPGPYEGAVGVAEGVLALALCAALLAWGGALLYPFEMDTVVRLSGDRLVATYYGAYNTASGIAISLGNLAVGALFDTGVPWLPWAALAATGFLCAGLVGRLHRSGYLAPRPVPVPV
- a CDS encoding PLP-dependent cysteine synthase family protein, which gives rise to MNLPLLESLDPLGAHAPIPVIARRPAQLVGNTPVLWIDEPFAPAGRGFHAKLEGANPGGIKDRPGLHMVREARRRGDLAPGAPVIESSSGTLGLGLALAGLTYGHPVTVVTDPGMEPSMVRLLTALGAQVDQVIAPHPEGGWQEARRERVAELLTRTSGAYCPDQYHNPDNVAAYRSLAAELAAQLGRVDVLVAAVGTGGHSAGTASVLRESFPDLTLIGVDAVGSTIFGQPAGPRLMRGLGSSIHPANVDYAAFAEVHWVAPAEAVWACRRLARRHYASGGWSVGAVALVAGWAARTFPAGTRIAAIFPDGPHRYLETVYNDAWCAEQQLLGQEPPSEPDEIAEPDECVVTGWTRCSRVRDPLGRTTAAGRAEAGVR